A single genomic interval of Microbulbifer variabilis harbors:
- a CDS encoding S8 family serine peptidase, with product MNKKMFRLSVISAAVLLTLTGCDSNSSSSSDPAVTPAAATPTPTPTPTPTPTPADKPPTASDVTISGVKQGIPVSGKLLGSDPDGDALTYSFSEKDKAITPVDDVYKFSHGELSLNNDGFEYISITGQDATITYTVTANGASASARIEIIADIPPTANTVTIDGAKQWIPISIELLGNDEDGDELVYSFSENGVAVNEVDGIYTFSHGELTEEDGQFEYRSISGQDATITYTVTANDISTSATIDFLNVANDPLAYQQWHLRNTGQKSYALSEQMAQGLVDAGFYTPVEAAEALAEGEAEELLAGEDMNVAAAYAQGVTGAGVTAVVVDSGLEIRHEDLIDNVLVNRSLNLAVSANDRTDPTSLSNSGDHGTSVAGLIAAKGWNNIGSRGTSPDTGLIGMNYLGGDTIEQTELLIHGFPGSGISTSEEISAFNRSYGITWPAFIAYSALDEAIESYPNLMLRSGKGALNIKSNGNSFIDGGREGAFCKDNGANELGLTCYSAAFEPSQAHPYYLSVAAVNANGKHTSYSTAGASTMVSAPAGEYGRWAPAMVTTDQMTCINGYSGFNGRTISAWGGAYGEDFAASQFPFNYPGHPENASCNYTSTFNGTSSAAPNASGVVSLILSANPELTWRDVRHILASTSTLIDAENEKVELTIGEGSFIAHDGWIENAAGYHFNNLYGFGRVDAGEAVAKALDYSENLGEQIITEWKGLGSTAGEEALQATIPDNSAIGVTQQIEVSEDIIIEAMQFEFDIRNDDMGSFVNDNLLSSAGNDLALEVVSPSGTRSVLLSSKQALLEASWSSANGYSEGYILDGAVFLSNAFYGENARGTWTIKALDTGDTNFEFSDTEDLVILVNEETEEKPTGMINNPVESVLEGVSLRTFGRAAQ from the coding sequence AGGAATTCCGGTATCTGGAAAACTATTGGGCAGCGACCCTGATGGTGATGCTTTAACTTATAGTTTTTCAGAAAAAGATAAAGCAATTACCCCCGTTGATGACGTTTATAAATTTAGTCACGGCGAATTATCATTAAACAATGATGGCTTTGAATACATTTCAATCACAGGTCAAGACGCCACTATCACCTATACCGTAACCGCAAACGGTGCTTCGGCTTCTGCAAGAATCGAAATTATTGCTGATATTCCTCCAACAGCAAACACTGTTACTATAGATGGTGCAAAGCAGTGGATACCGATATCTATCGAGCTGCTGGGCAACGATGAAGATGGTGATGAGTTAGTCTATAGTTTTTCTGAGAATGGTGTGGCTGTTAATGAAGTAGATGGCATTTATACTTTTAGCCATGGGGAGCTTACAGAAGAAGATGGTCAATTTGAATATAGATCAATCTCTGGACAAGATGCCACAATTACTTATACCGTAACAGCAAATGATATCTCAACATCTGCAACAATTGACTTCTTGAATGTTGCAAATGACCCACTAGCTTATCAGCAGTGGCACCTTCGCAATACAGGGCAAAAATCGTATGCATTAAGTGAGCAGATGGCTCAAGGATTGGTAGATGCTGGATTTTACACTCCCGTAGAAGCTGCCGAAGCACTTGCAGAAGGTGAAGCCGAGGAGCTCCTTGCCGGCGAAGATATGAATGTTGCAGCTGCTTATGCTCAGGGTGTAACTGGTGCAGGTGTAACAGCGGTTGTCGTAGACTCTGGTTTAGAGATTCGTCATGAAGACTTAATAGATAATGTACTAGTTAATCGCTCTCTCAATTTAGCTGTATCGGCAAACGACAGAACAGACCCAACCAGTCTCTCCAATAGCGGCGATCATGGTACTAGTGTCGCGGGCTTAATTGCTGCTAAAGGCTGGAACAATATAGGTAGCCGTGGCACATCCCCAGATACTGGGTTAATCGGCATGAATTATTTGGGCGGTGATACAATAGAGCAAACCGAACTGTTAATTCATGGGTTTCCTGGAAGTGGTATTTCTACAAGCGAGGAAATCTCAGCATTTAATCGCAGCTACGGTATCACTTGGCCAGCTTTTATTGCTTACTCTGCTTTAGATGAAGCTATTGAATCTTACCCTAATCTTATGCTTCGAAGCGGCAAAGGCGCTTTGAACATTAAGTCTAATGGTAATTCTTTTATAGATGGCGGCCGCGAAGGGGCTTTCTGTAAAGATAATGGCGCTAATGAATTAGGTTTAACATGTTATAGCGCAGCGTTCGAACCCAGTCAGGCCCACCCATACTACTTGAGTGTTGCTGCAGTGAACGCCAACGGCAAACATACCAGTTACTCAACAGCCGGCGCAAGCACAATGGTATCGGCTCCTGCGGGTGAGTATGGTCGCTGGGCGCCAGCGATGGTAACAACAGATCAAATGACCTGTATTAATGGTTATTCCGGCTTCAATGGTAGAACAATCAGCGCCTGGGGCGGCGCCTATGGCGAAGACTTTGCAGCTAGCCAGTTCCCGTTCAACTACCCGGGTCACCCAGAGAATGCAAGTTGCAACTATACTTCAACTTTCAATGGGACATCTTCCGCTGCACCGAATGCATCAGGTGTTGTGTCTCTAATCTTATCCGCAAACCCAGAACTGACCTGGCGTGATGTTCGACACATTCTGGCTTCAACAAGTACTTTGATTGACGCTGAAAACGAAAAAGTTGAGCTGACAATTGGGGAAGGTTCTTTTATTGCTCATGACGGCTGGATTGAAAATGCCGCGGGCTATCACTTTAATAACCTCTATGGTTTTGGCCGTGTTGATGCCGGCGAAGCTGTTGCTAAGGCTTTAGACTACTCAGAAAATCTTGGCGAGCAAATTATCACCGAATGGAAAGGTCTAGGCTCAACTGCTGGAGAAGAAGCCTTGCAGGCAACTATTCCAGACAACAGTGCCATTGGTGTAACCCAGCAAATCGAAGTATCAGAAGATATCATTATTGAAGCTATGCAATTCGAGTTTGATATCCGCAATGATGATATGGGGTCTTTTGTAAATGATAATCTACTATCCTCTGCAGGTAACGATCTGGCGCTTGAAGTAGTCTCTCCTTCAGGTACTAGAAGCGTTTTACTCTCCTCTAAGCAGGCATTACTGGAGGCTTCTTGGAGCTCTGCGAATGGGTATAGCGAAGGTTATATCTTGGATGGTGCCGTATTCCTATCTAATGCGTTTTATGGTGAAAATGCTAGGGGAACTTGGACTATCAAGGCACTAGATACCGGTGACACCAACTTTGAATTTAGTGACACAGAAGATCTCGTTATTCTTGTAAATGAAGAGACAGAAGAGAAGCCGACAGGCATGATAAACAATCCCGTAGAAAGTGTTCTAGAGGGGGTATCATTAAGAACATTCGGTCGTGCTGCTCAATAA